In Ruminococcaceae bacterium BL-4, one DNA window encodes the following:
- a CDS encoding Patatin family protein, whose amino-acid sequence MSIGLVLEGGGMRGAYTSGVLDVFLDEEIFFPKVYGVSAGACNALSYVSRQKGRNRQIFSKYATDNRYVSVKNLQEKGSLFDFDFLFGELFHELIPFDYQTFYHSSMQLFVGATDLMSGMEVYYPKESLDETFTAVKASSSLPFLSQIVKLDGKFLLDGGIAAPIPLERSIFDGNQFHVVVLTRDYSYRKDLKPDFSPAMLRTVYGQYPGMISAMMVRAETYNSELQVVRRQEQAGKVLAIRPSRPIDISRYEKDPQKLENIYQLGVQDAKKKLPQIWDLMKRSN is encoded by the coding sequence GTGTCAATCGGATTAGTGCTGGAAGGTGGCGGAATGCGCGGCGCTTATACCAGTGGAGTTTTGGATGTCTTTTTGGATGAAGAAATTTTTTTCCCAAAGGTCTATGGCGTCTCAGCAGGAGCTTGTAACGCACTGAGCTATGTTTCCCGACAAAAGGGGCGAAATCGCCAAATCTTTTCGAAATATGCAACAGATAACCGATATGTGAGCGTTAAAAATCTGCAGGAAAAAGGGTCCCTTTTCGATTTTGATTTTCTTTTCGGTGAGCTTTTTCATGAGCTTATTCCGTTTGATTATCAAACTTTTTATCATTCTTCCATGCAGCTTTTTGTGGGTGCAACAGACCTTATGAGCGGGATGGAAGTTTATTATCCGAAAGAATCGTTGGATGAAACATTTACCGCAGTAAAAGCTTCCAGCTCATTGCCGTTTTTATCGCAGATTGTGAAATTGGATGGAAAATTTTTACTCGATGGAGGAATCGCGGCTCCGATTCCATTGGAACGTTCTATTTTTGATGGAAATCAGTTTCATGTTGTTGTTTTGACGCGTGACTATTCTTATCGCAAAGACTTAAAACCGGATTTTTCTCCCGCAATGCTGCGTACAGTTTATGGACAGTATCCGGGAATGATTTCTGCGATGATGGTACGGGCAGAAACTTATAACAGTGAGCTACAGGTAGTTCGCCGGCAGGAACAGGCCGGAAAAGTATTGGCAATTCGCCCAAGCCGTCCTATTGATATCAGCCGCTATGAAAAGGATCCTCAAAAATTGGAGAATATCTATCAGCTTGGCGTTCAGGATGCTAAAAAGAAACTCCCTCAAATTTGGGACTTGATGAAACGATCAAATTGA
- a CDS encoding ABC transporter domain-containing protein — translation MNEVKRTTCKCSTEIRNLSVTKRDGILLHDVNLDIHHGEILALIGRNGAGKTTLLKALLGRIPYTGSITFHNPEGKLLSHPHIGYVPQNMLFDRDTPMTVLDMLCANLTRFPVWLGHRKQQRQKALEMLKRVGARENLLDKRLGTLSGGEMQRVLLAFALYPKPDLLLLDEPVSAVDRMGIETFYDLVTVMRKEHAMPILLVSHDLAHVEKYATCAALLDKTIIVSGPVRQVMQTNAVKEAFGLKLAGGR, via the coding sequence GTGAACGAGGTGAAGAGAACCACCTGCAAATGCAGTACAGAGATTCGAAATTTAAGTGTGACGAAACGGGATGGAATTTTATTGCATGATGTCAATCTTGATATTCATCATGGAGAAATTCTTGCGCTGATTGGCAGAAATGGAGCGGGAAAGACGACCCTTTTAAAAGCTCTTTTGGGGCGTATTCCTTACACAGGCTCGATTACGTTTCATAATCCGGAAGGGAAATTGCTCTCTCACCCACATATTGGATATGTGCCGCAGAATATGCTGTTTGACAGAGATACACCGATGACGGTTCTGGATATGCTTTGCGCAAATTTGACACGGTTTCCGGTCTGGTTGGGACATCGAAAGCAACAGCGCCAAAAGGCTTTGGAGATGCTCAAAAGAGTTGGCGCACGGGAAAACCTTTTGGATAAACGGCTGGGAACGCTCTCTGGCGGCGAAATGCAGCGGGTATTGCTTGCTTTCGCGCTCTATCCAAAACCGGACCTGCTCCTTTTAGATGAGCCGGTTTCGGCGGTCGACCGCATGGGAATTGAGACTTTTTATGACTTGGTAACAGTGATGCGAAAGGAACATGCCATGCCGATTCTGCTGGTGAGCCATGATCTTGCGCATGTAGAGAAATATGCGACCTGCGCCGCACTTTTGGACAAAACAATCATAGTGAGCGGCCCGGTTCGGCAGGTTATGCAGACCAACGCCGTTAAGGAAGCATTCGGATTAAAGTTGGCAGGGGGAAGATGA
- a CDS encoding Zinc ABC transporter, periplasmic-binding protein ZnuA, with protein MKRLLAFLLSALLIFTMTGCGRREQHSAKFRIVASFYPIYIMALNLTENIPDVVVDNMAGQQTGCLHDYQLQSSDMQNLSSADVFLINGDGMESFLEKVAQQLPNLEIINSGKGIQTIPGEGNEEVNPHIWVSISNAILQVENLSQGLQKADPAHAAQYSENAHTYEEKLKTLREEMHKAVDPLPNKAIVTFHEAFPYFAEEFGLTIAKVVNREPDSQPSAKELAETIHIVEESGVKAVFAEPQYPKSAADIVAKESGIKVYSLDPAVTGANDPDAYLDAMRSNMEVLKEALS; from the coding sequence TTGAAACGGTTACTAGCTTTTTTGCTTTCTGCGCTTCTGATTTTTACAATGACAGGGTGTGGACGAAGGGAACAACATTCGGCAAAATTTCGAATTGTAGCGTCATTTTATCCGATTTATATTATGGCGTTAAACTTAACAGAGAATATTCCGGATGTTGTGGTCGATAATATGGCTGGTCAACAGACGGGGTGTCTGCATGACTATCAACTGCAGTCTTCCGATATGCAGAATCTTTCCAGTGCAGATGTCTTTTTGATTAATGGAGACGGGATGGAAAGCTTCCTCGAAAAAGTTGCACAGCAGCTGCCAAACCTCGAAATCATTAACAGCGGCAAGGGGATTCAGACGATTCCCGGAGAAGGAAATGAAGAGGTCAATCCACATATTTGGGTAAGCATTTCCAATGCGATTTTACAGGTGGAGAACCTTTCACAGGGACTGCAAAAGGCAGATCCGGCGCATGCAGCGCAGTATAGCGAAAATGCACATACGTATGAAGAAAAACTGAAAACACTGCGGGAAGAAATGCATAAAGCAGTTGACCCGCTTCCCAATAAAGCAATTGTGACTTTTCATGAGGCGTTTCCTTATTTTGCAGAAGAATTCGGTTTGACGATTGCAAAAGTGGTCAACCGTGAACCAGATAGTCAGCCAAGTGCCAAAGAGTTGGCAGAAACAATTCATATTGTGGAAGAGAGCGGTGTAAAAGCAGTTTTCGCGGAGCCTCAGTATCCAAAATCTGCTGCGGATATTGTTGCAAAGGAAAGTGGAATCAAAGTCTATTCTTTGGATCCGGCCGTGACGGGCGCAAATGATCCGGATGCGTATCTCGATGCGATGCGGTCTAATATGGAAGTTTTAAAGGAGGCCCTATCGTGA
- a CDS encoding DNA-binding protein: MNPTVTIGAKVKALRKKQEMTLKQLSEKTELSVGFLSQLERGISNIAIDSLNKIANALGVNISTFFQEPKISHSDPIVHSYDLPCRQISLNILQYILSNDVESFNILPRLYVLMPSDDNDDSTVNLELYGHVGEEFIFVLEGVVTVFVGDNVYSLYPGDGIQILSKNPHNWTNRTNRIAKILTINYPNPLRNQGNEPTS, from the coding sequence ATGAACCCCACGGTAACAATTGGTGCGAAAGTTAAAGCTCTGCGAAAAAAGCAAGAAATGACTTTAAAACAACTGAGTGAAAAGACCGAACTTTCGGTAGGATTTCTTTCTCAGCTGGAACGTGGAATCTCAAATATCGCCATTGATTCTTTAAATAAAATTGCCAATGCGTTGGGAGTCAATATCTCTACTTTTTTTCAAGAGCCAAAAATCAGTCATTCTGACCCTATCGTTCACAGCTATGATCTTCCTTGCAGGCAGATCAGCTTAAATATCCTTCAGTACATTCTGAGCAACGATGTGGAGTCTTTTAACATCCTTCCGAGATTGTATGTACTGATGCCTTCGGACGATAATGATGATAGTACGGTGAATTTGGAGCTGTACGGTCACGTTGGAGAAGAATTCATTTTTGTTTTGGAAGGAGTTGTCACTGTTTTTGTCGGTGACAATGTCTATTCACTTTATCCTGGTGATGGAATTCAAATTCTTTCAAAGAATCCCCATAACTGGACAAACCGAACAAACCGAATTGCAAAAATTCTAACCATAAATTATCCGAATCCTTTGCGCAATCAGGGAAATGAACCCACTTCCTAA